In a single window of the Anaerocolumna cellulosilytica genome:
- the loaP gene encoding antiterminator LoaP → MNWYAIFVETGFEDEVCLFINKRKIQIYNNIEYNLLVPKRRIYERKQGVRREVTKIMFPGYVLLETNNINEFYSRTRGGPHIIKFLKNNYNFLEVGVDEIKQILHMVDQEGFINISQALIMNDRIKIMEGPLLGQEGIIKKIDKRKGRAKVQFTINYNTLLIDLGIDIIQKIEASS, encoded by the coding sequence ATGAACTGGTATGCTATATTTGTTGAAACTGGATTTGAGGACGAGGTTTGTTTATTTATTAATAAACGAAAGATACAAATTTATAACAATATTGAATACAACTTGCTGGTTCCCAAAAGAAGAATTTATGAACGTAAACAGGGCGTACGTAGAGAAGTTACCAAAATTATGTTTCCTGGGTATGTTTTACTTGAGACAAATAATATAAATGAATTTTATAGCAGAACAAGAGGTGGACCTCATATCATTAAGTTTCTAAAAAACAATTATAATTTTTTAGAGGTAGGTGTTGATGAAATCAAGCAAATACTGCATATGGTTGATCAGGAAGGATTCATAAACATATCTCAAGCCCTGATAATGAATGATAGAATTAAGATTATGGAAGGCCCATTACTAGGTCAGGAAGGTATCATTAAAAAGATAGATAAGCGTAAAGGCAGAGCAAAAGTACAGTTTACCATTAATTATAACACTTTGCTGATAGACTTGGGTATTGATATAATACAAAAAATAGAAGCATCTTCTTAA
- a CDS encoding 3-hydroxyacyl-ACP dehydratase FabZ family protein: MKVYDRNKIKELIPHRSPMLLVDNIYIMDKSIESRYYFRGDEWFFRGHYPESPIVPGVILCEIMAQTCCGLLNEEERGKVPYLVRIVNAKFRKMVHPKEECSIKAMLYDKKGPFLFVSCKLYVKNILCAESQLSFVLKDKE, translated from the coding sequence ATGAAGGTATATGACAGAAATAAGATAAAAGAATTAATACCTCACAGGAGTCCTATGTTATTAGTAGATAATATATATATTATGGATAAAAGCATTGAAAGCAGATATTACTTTCGAGGAGATGAATGGTTTTTCAGGGGACATTATCCTGAAAGCCCGATTGTACCAGGAGTTATACTATGTGAGATTATGGCGCAGACTTGCTGCGGTTTATTAAATGAGGAAGAACGAGGAAAGGTACCATATCTTGTCAGAATTGTAAATGCAAAGTTTCGTAAGATGGTTCATCCAAAAGAAGAATGTAGTATAAAGGCGATGCTGTATGATAAAAAAGGCCCTTTTCTATTTGTTAGCTGTAAGTTGTATGTTAAGAATATCTTATGTGCGGAAAGTCAATTAAGCTTTGTTTTAAAGGATAAGGAGTAG
- a CDS encoding helix-turn-helix domain-containing protein gives MNSLYSDAGQRIRRLREIKGYTREELAEKATISSKFLYEIESGHKGFSADTLYRISKALSVNSDFILTGINQSRHINELISTLSLFDDIQLNTIVYLLELYYNVNKK, from the coding sequence ATGAATAGTTTATATAGCGACGCAGGACAACGAATAAGAAGATTAAGAGAAATTAAGGGGTACACACGTGAAGAATTGGCTGAGAAAGCAACCATATCTTCAAAATTTTTATACGAAATAGAAAGTGGGCATAAAGGGTTTTCTGCTGATACATTGTACCGAATATCAAAGGCATTATCTGTTAACAGTGATTTTATCCTTACTGGAATTAATCAATCAAGACATATCAATGAATTAATCAGTACCTTGAGTCTATTTGATGATATCCAACTTAATACAATAGTTTACTTACTAGAACTATATTATAATGTTAATAAAAAATAA
- a CDS encoding helix-turn-helix domain-containing protein: MNSFYNEAGSRIRSLREINRFTRERFAEIADISPKFLYEIETGQKGFSADTLYRIAKALSVSCEYILTGDEQGDCSEEALTALKLFNNPQIGTVSQILKLIYELNTKCNK; encoded by the coding sequence ATGAACAGTTTTTATAACGAAGCTGGAAGTAGAATAAGAAGTTTACGTGAGATTAACAGATTTACCAGAGAAAGATTTGCCGAGATAGCAGATATTTCACCTAAATTCTTATATGAGATTGAGACTGGGCAAAAGGGATTTTCAGCAGATACTTTATATAGAATAGCTAAGGCATTATCTGTATCCTGTGAGTATATTCTAACAGGAGATGAACAGGGGGATTGTAGTGAAGAAGCATTAACTGCACTTAAATTATTCAACAATCCTCAAATAGGTACAGTTTCTCAAATATTAAAATTAATTTATGAGCTCAATACAAAATGTAATAAATAG
- a CDS encoding competence protein CoiA family protein, whose translation MENCNYRGKEICTYVLKDDNNLYISELVEELKIAAANGELTCCDCNERVYLAAGPIMEPYFAHYDKLHCEYSDLVESEELKKGKRLLYQLLSRSYPNQTIHARYHMKNGMFSTCFVKLPGGLKLAIDYRLQNTAIDKFFARDIYYKEEKIKAIYILGSELNAEGAQLSWYENLIQKAMGCCVFLDTQSETLCLKKGYDYKINGRRKINICQKEYAIQKLLLHYDGNFLSDFSYECQKIEDMIQKEKNSIRKLPEGIRPDILQSAIECIKRGEDYLVSQRYLDYIRLKK comes from the coding sequence ATGGAGAATTGCAACTACAGAGGAAAAGAAATTTGTACATATGTATTAAAAGATGACAATAACTTGTATATCAGCGAACTGGTAGAGGAATTAAAAATTGCCGCTGCGAATGGGGAATTAACTTGCTGTGATTGCAACGAGAGGGTATACCTTGCTGCCGGACCCATAATGGAGCCGTATTTTGCACATTATGATAAACTCCACTGTGAATATAGCGATCTAGTAGAATCTGAAGAATTAAAAAAAGGAAAACGGCTCTTGTATCAGTTATTATCAAGAAGTTATCCAAACCAGACGATACATGCAAGGTATCATATGAAAAACGGTATGTTCAGTACTTGCTTTGTGAAGTTACCGGGAGGACTTAAGCTTGCTATTGATTACCGGCTGCAAAATACAGCAATCGATAAGTTTTTTGCCAGAGATATATACTATAAGGAAGAAAAAATAAAAGCAATCTATATTCTTGGCAGTGAGCTGAATGCTGAAGGGGCACAGCTGTCCTGGTATGAGAACCTCATACAAAAAGCGATGGGTTGCTGTGTATTTTTAGATACCCAATCAGAAACCTTATGTTTAAAAAAAGGATATGATTACAAAATTAACGGACGTAGAAAAATTAATATCTGTCAAAAGGAATATGCTATACAAAAACTTTTATTACATTACGACGGTAATTTCCTAAGTGATTTTTCTTATGAGTGCCAAAAGATTGAGGACATGATTCAAAAAGAAAAGAACAGCATAAGGAAGCTACCTGAGGGTATTCGACCGGACATATTACAAAGTGCCATTGAATGCATAAAAAGAGGGGAAGACTACTTGGTATCGCAAAGGTATTTAGATTATATTAGGTTGAAAAAATGA
- a CDS encoding methyltransferase domain-containing protein, translated as MTYDNIVPWELLQKKQTWEQLSFVQNKKILDFGSGNGMSANHFAVNNEVTAIEPDHNAVNHRFTNTKYTQLVGAEELLITFPDETFDMILCHNVLEYVSDRETILSEFVRILKTGGQLSVLKHNKAGRVMQMVVLLNNFQHAKDLLDGGDGQAKKFGTINYYEDTDLIKWCKGFTIEKILGMRTFWDLQQNQEIQKDTAWQNEMLCIENKVSDMEAYKAIAFFHHVLLIKK; from the coding sequence ATGACTTATGACAACATAGTACCATGGGAGTTACTACAGAAAAAACAAACCTGGGAGCAATTATCCTTTGTACAAAATAAGAAGATTCTAGATTTTGGAAGCGGCAACGGTATGTCAGCTAATCACTTTGCAGTGAATAATGAAGTGACTGCCATTGAACCAGACCATAATGCAGTAAATCATCGATTCACAAACACTAAGTATACTCAGCTTGTTGGAGCTGAGGAGCTATTAATAACTTTTCCCGATGAAACCTTTGACATGATTCTCTGCCACAATGTACTTGAATATGTTTCAGACCGGGAGACAATTCTTAGTGAATTCGTAAGAATACTAAAGACGGGAGGACAGCTCTCCGTTTTAAAACATAATAAAGCAGGCAGAGTCATGCAAATGGTAGTACTGCTCAATAACTTTCAACATGCAAAAGACTTATTAGACGGTGGTGACGGACAGGCAAAAAAATTTGGTACTATAAACTATTACGAGGATACCGATTTGATTAAGTGGTGCAAGGGTTTTACCATTGAGAAGATTTTGGGAATGCGTACCTTTTGGGATTTACAGCAAAACCAGGAGATTCAAAAAGACACTGCATGGCAAAATGAAATGCTTTGCATCGAGAATAAAGTAAGTGATATGGAGGCGTATAAGGCAATTGCATTCTTCCACCATGTGCTGCTAATTAAAAAATAA
- a CDS encoding helix-turn-helix domain-containing protein encodes MKSKENGILNQSDIYFYTPSTQAQKIFLYPLCTGHYYYSPDYRLERNSYDSFLLMFILKGSCTIGTNEMTAAVTENQIAFLDCYQPHSYFTKTGWEALWIHFDGVLAREYYDLIHSSLGNVITLKSNYLFLKILTLLFENFHQNSNLKEPLLSQYIITLLTQLLLSQGEYETEIRNSNIVDEIVSFIHKNLSSPLSLDFLAKKASLSPYYFLRLFKDNTGFTPHEYILLSRINLAKFTLKTTDMSVKEIGLHCGFSSESSFCTAFKKSVQMTPSVYRNTSVN; translated from the coding sequence ATGAAATCAAAAGAAAACGGTATTTTAAACCAATCAGACATATATTTTTATACTCCGAGCACACAAGCTCAAAAGATATTTTTATACCCCCTATGTACAGGACATTATTATTATTCGCCGGACTATAGACTGGAACGAAATAGTTATGACAGCTTTTTGCTTATGTTTATCCTAAAGGGGAGCTGTACTATCGGAACCAATGAAATGACTGCTGCCGTCACTGAAAACCAAATTGCTTTTCTTGATTGCTATCAACCCCATAGTTATTTTACAAAAACCGGGTGGGAAGCCCTTTGGATACACTTTGATGGTGTTCTGGCAAGGGAGTACTATGATTTAATTCACTCTTCTTTAGGCAATGTTATAACCCTTAAGAGTAATTACTTGTTTTTAAAGATACTTACGTTACTATTTGAAAATTTTCATCAGAACAGCAACTTAAAGGAACCCTTGTTATCCCAATATATCATAACCTTATTAACCCAACTGTTGCTGTCACAGGGAGAATATGAAACAGAAATCCGCAATAGCAATATCGTTGACGAAATTGTATCTTTTATCCACAAAAACCTTAGTTCCCCTTTAAGTCTTGACTTCCTTGCAAAGAAAGCTTCTTTAAGTCCATACTATTTTTTAAGACTGTTTAAGGATAATACGGGTTTTACTCCTCATGAGTATATACTGCTATCGAGAATTAATCTTGCCAAATTCACTCTAAAAACTACCGATATGTCTGTTAAAGAAATCGGCTTACACTGTGGTTTTTCCAGTGAAAGCAGTTTTTGTACAGCTTTTAAAAAATCCGTCCAAATGACACCCAGCGTATACCGAAACACCTCCGTAAACTGA
- a CDS encoding tetratricopeptide repeat protein yields MENDSVVMVWEEEVVIPTYEIGKADKNPMFLDKRVYQGSSGKIYPYPMVETISDEKKDKIYKAVFLENKYIRVMILPELGGRIQRAYDKTNKYDFIYYNRVIKPALVGLTGPWISGGIEFNWPQHHRPTTFMPVDYVLQDNEDGSKTVFINDVDQMYGTKGIAGFTLYPDTAYIEIRGQLYNRTPLPQTFLWWANPAVAVNDYTQSIFPPDVHAVMDHGKRDVSRFPIATGVYYKKDYSAGVDISRYKNIPVPTSYMAEKSDYDFVGGYDHNLQAGLLHVADHHIAPGKKQWTWGCGDFGKAWDRNLTDEDGPYIELMTGVYTDNQPDFTWLKPFEEKSFYQYFMPYKKVGAVKNATIHGAVNMTVGEKEVSICVYTTKEYDNAVVTLYSNGKVCYETNVNLSPIQVFDKTIPCEYTKETDLKVVVSYKETILVEYQPQEKKIEKLPKPAEAAKEPSQIMTNEELYLTGLHIEQYRHATYHPEDYYLEGLKRDGGDIRINTAYGALLLRKGNLKKAEEHFRKAIKRLTWKNPNPYNSEPYYLLGLSLFYQGAEKESYDSFYKASWSNEQQEMSFYFLAVLETRQGNYNQALSFIDKALSKNTKNIKARGLRAALLRKLGKTEIVQTYILENLETDRFDSISLHERILTAHIEKKAAYEKEMNSILRGYYNNYLQAARDYAEAGLYEEAVQLLAYCKESTPLLYYYRGYYYGKLKQEEKKAENYQLAAKASPVYCFPNKLEDMIVLEEAVRSNPLDAKGFYYLGNLYYDKQQFEQAATVWEKSKELDKTFPTVYRNLALAYYNKLNKKEKAREAMETAFTLDTTDARIFLELDQLYKKLFMSPEERLETFKAYSELYKQRDDLYLEYVTLHNQVKQYAHAYELLKNRKFHPWEGGEGKVTSQYKLALIQLAKEKLRKIHYEEAKVYLNLALSYPENLGEGKLEGTKDNHIYYYLGVAEEALGNQAEAERYYEIAAAGDFEPAGMMYYNDQPADMILFQGLALKKLGRTAEANARFYKLLDYGEQHLFDKVKVEYFAVSLPDFLIFEEDLSKRSQVHCNYLIGLAYLGMGVVKKSREAFEKALALDRNHMESLIYLEDGLQGMK; encoded by the coding sequence ATGGAAAATGATTCCGTCGTAATGGTATGGGAGGAAGAGGTTGTAATTCCAACTTATGAAATTGGTAAAGCTGATAAGAATCCAATGTTTTTGGACAAAAGAGTTTATCAGGGAAGTTCAGGCAAAATTTATCCCTATCCAATGGTTGAAACAATAAGTGACGAAAAGAAGGACAAGATATATAAGGCTGTATTTCTGGAAAATAAATACATTAGAGTAATGATTCTTCCAGAGCTTGGAGGAAGGATTCAGAGAGCCTATGATAAAACCAATAAGTATGATTTTATTTATTACAACCGTGTCATAAAACCGGCACTGGTTGGGCTCACGGGTCCTTGGATATCAGGAGGAATTGAATTTAACTGGCCTCAGCACCACAGGCCAACAACTTTTATGCCAGTAGACTATGTATTGCAGGATAATGAAGACGGAAGTAAGACAGTATTCATTAACGATGTAGATCAGATGTACGGAACAAAGGGGATTGCAGGGTTCACCCTGTATCCGGATACAGCTTACATCGAAATCAGGGGTCAGTTGTACAACCGTACGCCGCTGCCGCAGACATTTCTTTGGTGGGCTAATCCGGCAGTTGCGGTAAATGATTATACCCAGAGTATTTTCCCCCCGGATGTACATGCGGTCATGGACCATGGAAAAAGAGATGTATCCAGATTCCCCATTGCCACTGGTGTTTACTATAAAAAAGACTACAGTGCAGGTGTGGATATCTCCAGGTATAAGAACATACCGGTACCTACTTCATATATGGCGGAGAAGTCTGACTATGACTTTGTAGGCGGTTATGACCATAACTTACAGGCAGGCTTACTTCATGTGGCAGACCATCATATAGCGCCTGGTAAAAAGCAGTGGACTTGGGGCTGTGGAGATTTTGGTAAGGCCTGGGATCGGAATTTGACAGATGAGGATGGTCCATATATCGAATTGATGACAGGAGTATATACGGATAACCAACCGGATTTTACCTGGCTAAAACCTTTTGAAGAAAAAAGTTTTTATCAATATTTTATGCCTTATAAGAAGGTGGGAGCGGTTAAAAATGCTACCATTCATGGTGCTGTCAATATGACTGTAGGAGAAAAAGAGGTATCTATCTGCGTTTATACAACAAAGGAATATGATAATGCAGTAGTTACACTTTATAGTAACGGTAAAGTTTGCTATGAGACAAACGTAAATTTATCACCAATACAGGTGTTTGATAAAACCATACCTTGTGAATACACGAAAGAAACCGATTTAAAGGTTGTAGTATCCTATAAAGAAACAATTCTAGTAGAATATCAGCCTCAGGAAAAAAAAATAGAAAAATTGCCCAAACCTGCCGAAGCTGCGAAAGAACCTTCACAAATTATGACGAATGAAGAACTGTACCTGACAGGACTTCATATTGAACAGTACCGACATGCTACGTATCATCCGGAAGATTATTATCTGGAAGGCTTAAAAAGAGATGGCGGTGATATACGTATCAATACTGCATATGGAGCTTTACTCTTAAGAAAAGGGAATCTTAAAAAGGCAGAAGAACACTTTAGAAAGGCAATTAAAAGGCTTACCTGGAAGAATCCCAATCCTTATAACAGTGAACCATATTACTTATTGGGACTGTCATTATTCTACCAGGGTGCGGAAAAAGAATCTTATGATTCTTTTTATAAAGCAAGCTGGAGTAATGAACAACAGGAAATGTCCTTTTATTTTCTGGCAGTGCTAGAAACTAGACAAGGTAACTATAACCAGGCATTATCATTTATCGATAAAGCCCTTAGTAAAAATACAAAAAATATCAAAGCAAGAGGTTTAAGGGCAGCGTTGCTTCGAAAATTAGGAAAGACAGAAATCGTTCAAACGTATATACTTGAGAACTTAGAAACAGATCGATTTGATTCTATCAGTTTGCATGAAAGAATTCTAACTGCTCATATAGAAAAGAAAGCAGCGTATGAAAAGGAAATGAATTCCATACTGAGGGGCTACTATAATAATTATCTGCAAGCTGCAAGGGATTATGCTGAAGCAGGTCTTTATGAAGAAGCAGTACAGCTTCTTGCATACTGCAAGGAAAGTACGCCTTTACTCTATTATTATAGGGGCTATTATTACGGAAAATTAAAGCAGGAGGAGAAAAAAGCGGAGAATTACCAATTAGCGGCGAAGGCTTCTCCAGTCTATTGCTTTCCCAATAAATTAGAAGATATGATTGTACTTGAGGAGGCAGTACGTAGTAATCCGCTGGATGCAAAAGGTTTTTATTATCTTGGAAATCTGTATTATGACAAACAGCAATTTGAACAGGCCGCAACTGTGTGGGAGAAGTCCAAAGAGCTTGATAAGACTTTTCCGACTGTATATAGGAATTTGGCTCTGGCTTATTATAACAAACTGAATAAAAAAGAAAAAGCCAGAGAGGCTATGGAAACAGCCTTCACCCTTGATACTACAGATGCCAGGATATTCTTAGAGTTAGATCAACTCTATAAGAAGCTTTTCATGTCACCGGAGGAACGACTTGAAACGTTTAAGGCATATTCTGAGTTATATAAACAGAGGGATGATTTGTATTTAGAATATGTTACTCTGCACAATCAAGTGAAACAATATGCCCATGCATATGAATTACTAAAAAACCGTAAGTTTCATCCATGGGAAGGTGGAGAAGGAAAAGTTACCTCCCAATATAAATTGGCATTAATACAACTGGCAAAAGAGAAACTTAGGAAGATTCACTACGAGGAAGCCAAGGTATATCTGAATTTAGCACTTAGTTATCCTGAAAATCTGGGAGAGGGTAAACTGGAAGGGACAAAAGATAACCATATTTATTACTATCTGGGTGTAGCAGAAGAAGCCTTGGGTAATCAAGCCGAGGCAGAAAGATACTATGAAATAGCAGCAGCAGGAGATTTTGAACCGGCCGGTATGATGTATTATAATGATCAGCCAGCTGATATGATTCTATTCCAAGGGTTGGCGCTGAAAAAACTAGGAAGAACTGCAGAAGCTAATGCCAGATTTTATAAATTACTGGATTACGGCGAACAACATTTGTTTGATAAAGTGAAGGTGGAGTATTTTGCAGTTTCTTTACCGGATTTTCTAATATTTGAAGAGGACTTAAGTAAACGAAGCCAGGTACATTGTAATTATCTGATTGGCTTGGCTTACCTTGGAATGGGAGTTGTGAAAAAGAGCCGAGAAGCGTTTGAAAAAGCACTTGCATTAGATAGAAACCATATGGAATCCTTGATTTATTTAGAGGACGGATTACAAGGAATGAAATAG
- a CDS encoding glycoside hydrolase family 2 TIM barrel-domain containing protein: MGENYYVPEGSHESFHPVLNVIDSECIKVNETKVHPLTAPSLIFSDVINLPSTTEISKKGQFQIDKGQKAHLSRVYPFTGKCYYRRRFSLPEDMTSKGLKLILERTKFTAIYFDGVLVSESYETLIPQEHILSRNATAGEHEILIAVDNHLTEYKDFPACLYNGHQFTEHTQTNWNGIMGRIYLESCQGIYEANFRLKNTGTLQNYSIEAIVDYTGATGKAEFTVDIKELGISEAYQIVLQEGKNYFDFELQLPETVHVWDEFHTNLYEVSFGITKDQVGLISQRLRTGFLKVMTKGRKILVNDKKIFLRGTIDCAIYPLTGAAPMTKEEWLKIFNRMKEYGLNHYRFHSWCPPEGAFMAADELGIYLQIELPFFAAAFTGEEGNSKEGLVTKYIYDQAVKVIDTYGNHPSFLMFAIGNEMTGELEAFDKVLAHLKTIRSDILYSQGSNNFLETPVYGTEDQYWITMRTAMGGNNIRASFSHGDLPLGHIQGLERLGTNISYENALLEVNLPIISHEIGQYETYPDINEVEKYTGVTRSTALELWKEKIKEKGRIDKCGDYLKYSGALAARCYQEDIEAIIRTEGMSGFQLLSLQDFPGQGTALIGILNSFLEEKGVVSPEEFRRFCDARVLFAKLPYYTYLEGDIIPIEAGIFNYGEASMPDSGFKISLMVEGAEISNVIKDVTAPTGQLTKLPIVELIVPKLNGPAAATILLTYRDLIKEYPVWLYPSVTKGNKDAYITSELNAAALSKLEEGKNVVLFSDSLPDSIEAGFTTDFWSYPMFKSICESKNRKPAPGTMGLVIDNTHKALELFPTEKFASWQWQQIITKAKPVILDKEEEYQLIVEVIDNFERGHTLGLLYEKKYKNGTLLVCTADLPKHLEVPEIRQLYFSILNYV, translated from the coding sequence ATGGGTGAGAATTATTACGTCCCGGAGGGCAGTCATGAATCTTTTCATCCTGTTTTAAATGTAATTGATTCAGAGTGTATCAAGGTGAATGAAACGAAGGTACATCCTTTGACAGCGCCGAGTCTGATTTTTTCTGATGTAATAAACCTTCCTTCTACCACAGAAATAAGTAAAAAGGGACAGTTTCAGATTGACAAAGGGCAAAAGGCGCATCTTAGCAGAGTGTATCCTTTTACAGGTAAATGTTATTACAGAAGGCGTTTTTCATTACCGGAGGATATGACTTCAAAGGGCTTAAAGTTAATACTAGAGCGTACGAAATTTACAGCTATATATTTTGATGGTGTACTGGTGTCTGAGTCCTATGAGACTTTAATACCGCAGGAGCACATTCTATCAAGAAATGCCACAGCAGGCGAACATGAGATACTTATTGCTGTGGATAATCATCTAACAGAATATAAAGACTTTCCTGCATGTTTGTATAATGGACATCAGTTTACAGAACATACCCAGACGAATTGGAATGGTATTATGGGCAGGATATACCTAGAAAGCTGTCAGGGGATTTATGAGGCAAATTTCCGTTTAAAGAATACTGGTACATTACAAAATTACAGTATTGAAGCGATAGTGGATTATACAGGAGCAACAGGGAAAGCAGAATTTACAGTAGACATTAAAGAACTTGGTATCAGTGAAGCGTATCAGATTGTTTTACAGGAAGGAAAGAACTACTTTGACTTTGAGCTGCAATTACCTGAAACAGTGCATGTCTGGGATGAGTTCCATACAAATCTCTATGAGGTAAGCTTTGGAATTACGAAAGATCAGGTTGGGCTTATAAGTCAAAGACTACGAACCGGCTTTTTAAAGGTTATGACGAAGGGGAGAAAGATACTGGTTAACGATAAGAAGATATTCTTAAGAGGCACGATTGACTGTGCAATCTATCCTCTGACCGGAGCAGCTCCCATGACCAAAGAAGAGTGGTTAAAAATATTCAATCGTATGAAAGAATATGGATTAAATCATTATCGTTTTCATAGCTGGTGTCCACCGGAGGGAGCATTTATGGCAGCGGATGAACTGGGGATCTATTTGCAGATTGAATTGCCCTTTTTTGCAGCAGCCTTTACAGGAGAGGAAGGAAATTCTAAAGAGGGGCTTGTTACAAAATATATATATGACCAGGCTGTTAAGGTAATAGATACTTATGGAAATCATCCTTCCTTTTTGATGTTTGCAATAGGGAATGAAATGACCGGAGAATTAGAAGCCTTTGATAAAGTTTTGGCTCACCTAAAAACAATACGTTCGGATATTTTATACAGTCAAGGGTCGAACAACTTTCTAGAGACGCCTGTTTACGGAACAGAAGACCAGTATTGGATTACTATGCGTACTGCTATGGGGGGAAATAATATTAGAGCCTCTTTTTCTCATGGGGATTTACCCTTAGGACATATACAGGGCTTAGAACGGCTAGGCACTAATATCAGCTATGAGAATGCCTTATTGGAGGTGAATCTACCTATTATATCCCATGAAATCGGACAATATGAGACTTATCCTGACATAAATGAGGTAGAAAAATACACAGGTGTCACTCGTTCTACAGCATTAGAACTTTGGAAGGAAAAAATCAAAGAGAAAGGACGAATCGACAAATGCGGTGATTATCTGAAATATTCGGGCGCCTTGGCGGCTAGGTGCTATCAGGAGGATATAGAAGCAATTATCCGTACGGAGGGAATGAGTGGGTTTCAATTGCTTTCTTTACAGGATTTTCCTGGTCAGGGAACGGCATTAATTGGAATATTAAATAGTTTCCTTGAAGAAAAAGGAGTTGTGTCACCAGAAGAGTTCCGAAGATTTTGTGATGCCAGGGTTTTATTTGCTAAGCTTCCTTATTACACTTATCTGGAGGGAGACATAATTCCAATCGAAGCCGGTATCTTTAACTATGGGGAAGCATCCATGCCAGACAGTGGGTTTAAAATATCTCTCATGGTTGAGGGAGCGGAGATAAGTAACGTGATAAAAGATGTTACAGCTCCTACTGGACAACTTACCAAACTTCCTATAGTTGAACTAATAGTACCAAAACTTAATGGGCCGGCTGCTGCCACTATATTACTCACCTATAGAGATTTAATAAAAGAGTATCCGGTGTGGCTTTATCCATCTGTAACTAAAGGCAACAAGGATGCCTATATAACATCAGAGCTTAACGCTGCTGCCCTTTCAAAATTAGAGGAGGGTAAGAATGTAGTTCTCTTTAGTGACAGTCTTCCGGATAGTATTGAAGCTGGATTCACAACTGACTTCTGGTCTTATCCTATGTTTAAGTCTATTTGCGAAAGTAAAAACAGGAAGCCTGCACCCGGAACTATGGGGTTGGTAATTGACAACACGCATAAAGCCTTAGAACTATTTCCGACAGAAAAGTTCGCAAGTTGGCAATGGCAGCAAATCATAACAAAGGCAAAACCAGTGATTCTTGATAAAGAAGAGGAGTATCAATTGATAGTAGAGGTGATTGATAACTTTGAACGGGGACATACGCTTGGATTACTGTATGAGAAGAAGTATAAAAATGGAACGCTTCTTGTATGCACTGCTGATTTGCCGAAACACCTTGAAGTTCCGGAAATCAGACAGTTATATTTCAGTATTCTTAATTACGTATAG